GCCGCGGTCGAACTGCATCCCCTCCACGAACTCGTAGTTCGTGTCGATGGTCTTGGCCTCTTCGACGGTGATGACGCCGTCCTTACCGACCTTGTCCATCGCCTCGGCCAGCTTCTTGCCGATGTCCGCGTCGCCGTTGGCGGCGACGGTGGCGACGTTCTCAAGGCCCTTCTTCCCGCCGACCGGGATGCTCATTTCCTTGAGCTTGGCGACGATGTCCTCGACGGCCTTTTCCATCCCGCGCTTCATGAGCATCGGGTTGGTGCCCGCGACGACGGCCTTCAGGCCCTCGTTGAAGATCGCTTCCGCGAGCACGGTCGCGGTGGTGGTGCCGTCGCCGGCCACGTCGGAGGTCTTCGACGCGACCTCCTTCACCATCGCGGCGCCCATGTTCTCGTAGTGGTCCGGGAGCTGGATCTCCTTCGCCACGGTCACGCCGTCCTTGGTGACGGTCGGGCTGCCGAACGACTTCTGGATGATGACGTTGCGGCCCTTCGGCCCCAGCGTGACTTTGACCGCGCGGGCCAACTTGCCGATGCCGCGCTTCATGGCGTCGCGGGCTTCCTGGTCGAACGCGATCTGCTTGGCTGACATGCTTAAACCTCTGTCGGGAGTGTTTAGTGTTTCGTGTTGGGTTATGGTTCGGTCGCGGTTCGGCGCGGGACGCTACCCGAGGACGCACAGCACGTCGCCTTCGTGCATCAGGAGGATCTCGCCGTCGGCGGCGCGGTCCTTGAACTCGTCGCCGGCCCACGAGGTGAAGAGCACCTTGTCCCCGGCCTTGAGCTGCATCGCGGCCCGGGTGCCGTCCGGCTTGAGCTTGCCCGGACCGACGGCCACGACGGTACCGCGCTGGGGCTTGTTCTTGGCGCTGTCGGGCAGCAGAATCCCGCCGGCCGTCTTCTCTTCAGCGGCTTCGCGGCGAACAACGATGCGGTCGCCGATTGGTTTCAGGCCCATTGCGGCTCCTGTGACTTTGAAGCGCGAACTCCAATTGTGTGCCGCGGTACATGCAATAACCGTGCCCGGCTTTGGTTGTGGATGGAAGTGCTGAATTGGTTATGCGTTGCGTTGAGGTTGAGTCGCGGTGAAGTGTGCGTTCCTGCCAGGATTGCGGCGGTCCGAGGAAAGAGAGCTGACGCTTTGTCAGGGGCGAAGAACGCATCATCGCTTGGGACGCAACAGTCGCCTGACGAGTCGACACCAGTCGGATTCGATCCAGTCGTCGCCGAACGGAGACATATTCGGTTATGACAATCGAGAATAAGAGAGGTTTGGGGAGATTGAAATTGGGCTTCCCTTTTGGAATCTGCCTGCATAAGATGCTCGCAGTTCCTTCCTTGGAGGGCCGATGTCGCATTTCATTCATCGGAAGCGTCGAGTTACGATCATTGACGACCGCACACGCGGTGTAATTCGAGTTCGTGACGAGCGCGTCACCACGCACATCATCACCGAAGACGATCTTGATCCGGAGCAGGGTGAAGAAGATCCACCTTCTCCTTGGAATGATCGATTCGGATTCCCACCCACTTCGGACAACTAATCCCCGAGTCGAACGCGCGGCCGAATTGAAGATGACATTCGAGGACGAGTGAGGGAACGAACGGAATCGCTTTCTCCACAGTCTTACCACTGTGGCCGAATTCCCCTTGGCTTTCTCCGCGCGCAAAGCTCGTTCCCGGCTTGCTGTGGCTGGTGCATAGCAAGCCGATACATCAGTTTCGCTCGTTGTTTGGTGTGCTTTGCGGCCACACTGCCACGCTATTTCCCTCCGCCCACGTTCCGCAGCGCGCGCTGACAGATCCGCGAGGTCGTGTCGGTGGTGGATTCCTGCTGCCAGCGTGTGCAGAGCGCTTTGACCCACGCCGGTTGACTCTTGGCTGCGTCGTTGAGCCAGTTGCCGACGGAGTCCTGAACGTACTTCGCCGGGTCTGCCCGGAGTGGTTCCAGCAGCGGAAGGGCCAACTCGGGATTCTGCTTCAACGCCTCAATGTGGGTACACCAGACGCCACGTGGTCGGGTGGCTTCGCTCGCGAACCGGCGGACGTTCGGCGACGGATCGCGTGCCCACGGCTCCAGCGCCTTCACCGCGTGTCCGACGTTCTTCGCGAGGTGCGGCCGGATCGCCATCCACGCCCACTCGCGCACCCCGAAGTGTCGATCGTCAGCCAGCGGGCGGATCAGTGTGAGCTTCGCATTGAGCTTGAGCTTCGGCGCGCGACCGATGACGTAACATGCCCACCCGCGAACCGTGTCCGACGTGTGTTCCGCGATCGTCGGCAACCCGTCGAGCGTGAGGTGGCGCAACAGCACTTCGCCGACCGCGTCCATGCGCCGGGTGACGCCCTCGCCGGCCATTTCGCGAACGACATCAACCGAGTCGGTGGGAATGTCGGGAACCGCTGCGACCAGCAGCGTCGCGAAGTCGATGGCCAACCCCTCGCTGAGCGTCGCGCTCGGTGCCGTCCCCGCGTTCAGTTGTGCGAGTAGCTCGGGCGAAATGTCGGCCCGCCGCGACGCGCCCTTCCGTACTTCGTCCATCCATGAACCTCTCGGTAGTGAAACGTTTTTGACAGGATTAACAGGACGGACAGGATTAAGAACAAACCCTCTTCTTGCCTTTAATCTCGTTGATCCTGTTAATCCTGTCAAAAACTCTTCTTGCATGAACCGCTATACTCGCTCCACGATCACCGCGACGGCATTTCCTCCGCCGAGGCACAGCGACGCGCAGCCGTATCGCTTGTTGTGTCGCTTGAGCGCGTGGACCAGCGTGACCAGCACCCGCGCGCCGCTCGCACCGATCGGGTGGCCCAGCGCGACCGCACCGCCGTGAACGTTCACTTTCGATTCGTCGAGGTTCAGCCCCTTACCGCACGCGAGCATTTGCGACGCGAACGCCTCGTTGAGTTCCCACAAGTCGATGTCGGACACGGCGAGTTTCGCCTTCGTACAC
This region of Gemmata massiliana genomic DNA includes:
- a CDS encoding co-chaperone GroES: MGLKPIGDRIVVRREAAEEKTAGGILLPDSAKNKPQRGTVVAVGPGKLKPDGTRAAMQLKAGDKVLFTSWAGDEFKDRAADGEILLMHEGDVLCVLG
- a CDS encoding DNA alkylation repair protein, coding for MDEVRKGASRRADISPELLAQLNAGTAPSATLSEGLAIDFATLLVAAVPDIPTDSVDVVREMAGEGVTRRMDAVGEVLLRHLTLDGLPTIAEHTSDTVRGWACYVIGRAPKLKLNAKLTLIRPLADDRHFGVREWAWMAIRPHLAKNVGHAVKALEPWARDPSPNVRRFASEATRPRGVWCTHIEALKQNPELALPLLEPLRADPAKYVQDSVGNWLNDAAKSQPAWVKALCTRWQQESTTDTTSRICQRALRNVGGGK